TGCGTCTTTCCCAATTTTTCCGCCGCTTGAAGGAAGCTTCCCTGTTGCGCGGTTGCAACAAACATGCGCCATTGTTCGAGCGTGATCTTCGTCATCGCGGCCTCCCGGAACGACCCCCTGCTACGGTTAACCTCCACGCACTTCGTCGGCAACAGTTTCGCGAGTTGTCTGCAGGGTGCGACGCAGATGAAGGCTCCGAATCAACCCGGCCTATGACGGAGATTTGCATGAATGGCGAATTTTATGCGCTGTCCTTCTCTCCGTGATCACGACAGCATGTGCGGCATGCTCCCGTTCGGAGAAAGGGTCGTCATGGATCGGATCAGAATCGAGTTTTTTCATGATGTCGTGTGCGGCTGGTGCTTCGTGCTGTCGCCGCGGCTGAAGCGGATCGCCGCAGACCTGCCGGTGGATATCGAGCACCGCTGCTTCGTTCTTCAGGACAGCCCGGCGGAGATGGAGCGCGTCTTCGGCTCGTTGCCGCGTGCCAAGGAGGTCATTCTCGGCCACTGGGTCCAGTGCGCGGCAGCCGACGACATCCCGGGGCGGATCAACATCGAGGGCATGCGGCGACAATCCTTCGCCTATCCGAGCGGCCTTGCCGGCACCCTGGCCTGCAAGAGCGCGGAGCGGCAAGGCGGCTCCACGGCGCATGGCGCTCTCTTCGACCGCATTCAAGCTGCCCATCTGACTGAGAACCGCAATATCGCCGATCCGCGGGTCCTGACCGACTGCGCCGCGGCGGTCGGCCTCGACATGGCCCGCTTCGAGGCCGACATGGCAGATCCTGCGACGCGGGAACTGGTCGAACAGGATCGTGCTCGCGCCCGAGCGCTCGCGATCCGCTCAATCCCGAGCCTGGTGATCGGACAGCGGGTCATCTCCTCGACGCTCCCCTATCATGAGCTGCGGCGCCGGATCCTCGCCTGCGCTGCGTCAACCCCTTCCGTCGCCTGCTGACGGTGGAGGGCGGCGGCCCTGCGACCAACCACGGAGCACCGATGATCTGTTCGGGCTCGTCGATGGCGCGCCGTCCGATCGGGAATGCAGGTTGAGGCCCCTACAGCCTACAACCCGATCACGCACAGGGAGACACTGACAACAAAAAGGATATCTCCTGTATACAGCCTGATCTTCCCTTTGAGAAATTCGCCAACGACGCGCATGTTGGCGATCATCCGACGGAACAGGTTATCGATATGAGAGCTAATTTACCTGTCCTGCAAACTTCCGATATCGAGATCAGGGAACGCCACGATCGCGGTAGGGGCACCCATCGCGGAGCGCCCCCGCACAGATCCGAGCGTGCTTTGAGACGCCGCTGGGCAGTAGGGTCGCCGGGCTCGGGTCCAAGGCGCGGCGGCGCAGCCCACGGGCGCGCCCCGCATCCTGAGCAGCACCGCGGACCGCAGCCAACTTCCGCGAATCTCAGATGCGTGAAAGTTATTGACTTCGGACGAGTACGGCGAACCTCGCGAGGGCGAGGCCGCCGAACGATACCTCATTAACCGGCCTGCCCGGGCGGCCGTGCCGGTCAACAAGGCCGCGCTTGAGTTCACCATCGCCTGACATGGCGAGCCGCTCGGCCGGTTGCGCCACGACGGCTACGAGTGGCGCTGGACCGCGGCCAAGAGCTCGGCGCCTCCGCTCGTCCGGGAGACCACCCCGGGCAAGCTTCCGCCCTTTGTCGAGTCCCTGCTCCCGGAAGGCTGGCTCGCCCAGGTCCTGAAGGCGCCCGATGCGCGCGAAGTCC
This region of Methylobacterium nodulans ORS 2060 genomic DNA includes:
- a CDS encoding DsbA family oxidoreductase translates to MDRIRIEFFHDVVCGWCFVLSPRLKRIAADLPVDIEHRCFVLQDSPAEMERVFGSLPRAKEVILGHWVQCAAADDIPGRINIEGMRRQSFAYPSGLAGTLACKSAERQGGSTAHGALFDRIQAAHLTENRNIADPRVLTDCAAAVGLDMARFEADMADPATRELVEQDRARARALAIRSIPSLVIGQRVISSTLPYHELRRRILACAASTPSVAC